The window GTGGCGGCGGCGAGTGGAACCACCACCCGCCGCGGGCTCAGGAGGTCGGTGAGCCGCCGAAATGCGTTCACATGCGTGCCCGGACCAGCTCGACCACGTCCGCCGGCCGCCGCATGATGCCGAGCCCCGCGTCCGCGAACGCGCCCAGCTTTTCCTCCGCCGTGCCGGAGGAGCCGGAGATGATCGCCCCCGCATGTCCCATCCGCCGCCCCTTGGGCGCCGTCTGCCCCGCGATGAAACCGATCACCGGTTTCGAGATCCGCTCCTTCACGTAACGCGCCGCGTGCTGCTCGTCGGTGCCGCCGATCTCACCGATCAGCACGATCACATCGGTCTCGGGGTCTGCCTCGAAGGCCTGGAGGCAGGCGATGAAGTCGGTGCCGATGATCGGGTCGCCACCGACGCCGACGCAGGTGCTCTGACCGATCCCGGCGCGGGTGAGATGGTTCACCACCTCGTAGGTGAGCGTGCCGCTCCGCGAGATGACGCCCACCCGGCCCGGCGCGCAGATATTGCCCGGAATAATGCCCACCTTGGCGCGCGCCGCCGGGCTGATGAGCCCGGGGCAATTGGGCCCGATGAGCCGCACACCGTGCCGGGCGAGAAACGGCATCACGCGGCTCATGTGCATTACGGGCACGCCTTCGGTGATGCAAACGACGAGCGGAATGCCGGCATCCGCCGCCTCGTAGATGGCGCTTG is drawn from Gemmatimonadales bacterium and contains these coding sequences:
- the sucD gene encoding succinate--CoA ligase subunit alpha, with the protein product MSIFVNGGTRLLVQGITGREGSFHARHMIEYGTSVVAGVTPGKGGQRFEGSVPVFNTVAEAVRETAANTAVIYVPPMAAASAIYEAADAGIPLVVCITEGVPVMHMSRVMPFLARHGVRLIGPNCPGLISPAARAKVGIIPGNICAPGRVGVISRSGTLTYEVVNHLTRAGIGQSTCVGVGGDPIIGTDFIACLQAFEADPETDVIVLIGEIGGTDEQHAARYVKERISKPVIGFIAGQTAPKGRRMGHAGAIISGSSGTAEEKLGAFADAGLGIMRRPADVVELVRARM